Proteins found in one Haloferax litoreum genomic segment:
- the btuC gene encoding vitamin B12 ABC transporter permease BtuC has product MNVRTRATTWALGLTALLALVVVVSAGIGHVTIPPRTVALILLDAIPVPVGISLSGAVVLPMLGAVPAPSVELGSLVSLSVPETAQIIVVSVRLPRILLAALVGFALATAGVVMQGFFRNPMADPSIIGVSSGAAVGAVATIVLGLSVPFGLQGAAFGSAIVTAFVVYMLATEGGRTPVATLLLAGVAVQTFLGAVISFLLLQSGESLRQVVFWLMGHLSGATWDEVVMVALVLPLPFAVLLAHTRDLNVLLLGEEDAHALGIEVERTKQLLLATASIVTATAVAVSGVIGFVGLVVPHMIRLVVGPDHRILLPASALTGASFLVVTDTIARSGAAEVPVGVVTAALGAPFFLYLLRTREVRSP; this is encoded by the coding sequence ATGAACGTTCGAACACGAGCGACCACGTGGGCACTCGGTTTGACTGCCTTGTTGGCTCTCGTCGTGGTCGTCAGCGCCGGTATCGGCCACGTCACAATTCCTCCGCGGACAGTCGCGCTCATCCTCCTCGACGCGATTCCCGTCCCGGTGGGTATCTCGCTCAGCGGTGCCGTCGTTCTCCCGATGCTCGGGGCTGTACCGGCACCGAGTGTCGAACTCGGCTCGCTGGTTTCGCTGTCGGTCCCGGAGACTGCACAAATCATCGTCGTCTCGGTTCGGCTCCCCCGGATTCTCCTCGCCGCACTCGTCGGATTCGCACTCGCCACCGCGGGCGTTGTCATGCAGGGATTCTTCCGAAATCCGATGGCCGACCCCTCTATCATCGGCGTCTCGTCGGGTGCCGCCGTCGGTGCCGTCGCGACAATCGTGCTGGGACTTTCGGTTCCCTTCGGGCTCCAAGGTGCGGCCTTCGGGTCTGCCATCGTGACCGCCTTCGTCGTCTACATGCTCGCAACGGAAGGCGGCAGGACGCCCGTTGCGACACTGTTACTGGCCGGTGTCGCGGTACAGACGTTCCTCGGTGCGGTTATCTCGTTTCTCCTCCTCCAGAGTGGCGAGAGTCTCAGACAGGTCGTCTTCTGGCTCATGGGTCACCTCTCGGGCGCGACGTGGGATGAAGTGGTGATGGTGGCGCTGGTGCTTCCGCTCCCGTTCGCCGTCTTGCTCGCACACACACGCGACCTGAACGTCCTCCTCCTCGGCGAAGAGGACGCCCACGCCCTCGGCATCGAAGTCGAGCGTACGAAGCAACTGCTCCTCGCGACGGCGAGTATCGTCACCGCGACGGCAGTCGCCGTCTCTGGCGTCATCGGGTTCGTCGGCCTCGTCGTCCCGCACATGATTCGCCTCGTCGTCGGCCCCGACCATCGCATCCTCCTCCCCGCGTCGGCGCTGACGGGCGCGTCGTTCCTCGTCGTGACCGACACTATCGCGCGGTCCGGCGCGGCAGAAGTCCCCGTCGGCGTCGTCACCGCGGCACTCGGTGCGCCGTTCTTCCTCTATCTCCTCCGGACCCGAGAGGTGCGCTCGCCATGA
- a CDS encoding PGF-CTERM-anchored ABC transporter substrate-binding protein has product MNHRYTAALLVLVTVFSGVPAPVAAADQTAQCSFPMTVTDATGTDVTISEDPERVVTTNPSAAQTMWEIGARDQVVGVSQYASYLDGASEKANVSGSNGLNVEAVIGLEPDVVLVPNTTYTAEPDRVEQLRSAGVTVVVFESGDSLDAVADKVERIGRLTGNCEAGIERADEMRTSIENMERALEGVDHPVGLNVFFGYAAGGDTFISDVMTSAGLRNGAAEANFTGFGQLNEELVVEMNPEYIIVPSHAPIPSGPGFESTTAIQEDNVVVVDANNLQQPAPRAIDASETIMKAVHPDAYERYQELQNRSATTTTADSTTATATTADEPETTTATTAPEQTTESSAPGFSPIVAVVALVLTAFLRRRR; this is encoded by the coding sequence GTGAACCATCGATACACCGCAGCACTTCTCGTACTCGTAACCGTGTTTTCCGGGGTTCCGGCACCGGTTGCGGCCGCAGACCAGACTGCACAGTGTTCGTTCCCGATGACGGTCACCGACGCCACGGGTACCGACGTAACCATCTCTGAGGACCCAGAGCGCGTCGTCACGACCAACCCGAGTGCCGCCCAGACGATGTGGGAAATCGGCGCGCGAGACCAAGTCGTCGGCGTCTCACAGTATGCCTCGTACCTCGACGGCGCGAGCGAGAAAGCGAACGTCTCGGGGTCGAACGGCCTCAACGTCGAGGCAGTCATCGGACTCGAACCGGACGTCGTCCTCGTCCCGAACACGACGTACACCGCCGAACCTGACCGCGTCGAACAACTCCGCTCGGCCGGCGTCACCGTCGTCGTCTTCGAGAGCGGCGACTCGCTCGACGCCGTCGCGGACAAAGTCGAACGAATCGGTCGTCTCACCGGTAACTGCGAGGCAGGTATCGAACGTGCCGACGAGATGCGAACGTCCATCGAGAACATGGAGCGCGCACTGGAGGGCGTCGACCACCCTGTCGGTCTCAACGTGTTCTTTGGCTACGCCGCCGGTGGCGACACGTTCATCTCTGACGTGATGACGTCTGCTGGCCTTCGAAACGGGGCCGCAGAGGCCAATTTCACGGGGTTCGGCCAACTTAACGAGGAACTCGTCGTCGAAATGAACCCCGAGTACATCATCGTGCCATCGCACGCGCCGATTCCGAGCGGTCCTGGCTTCGAGAGCACGACGGCGATACAGGAAGACAACGTCGTCGTCGTGGACGCGAACAACCTCCAGCAACCCGCCCCACGCGCCATCGACGCGAGTGAGACCATCATGAAGGCGGTCCACCCCGACGCTTACGAGCGATATCAGGAACTGCAGAACCGGTCGGCGACGACCACGACGGCCGATTCGACCACTGCCACTGCGACGACGGCAGACGAACCGGAGACGACCACGGCGACCACTGCACCGGAACAGACCACCGAGAGTAGCGCGCCCGGCTTTTCGCCCATTGTCGCCGTCGTCGCACTCGTTCTCACGGCCTTCCTCCGTCGTCGTCGATAA
- the srp19 gene encoding signal recognition particle subunit SRP19, with protein sequence MVENVIYPAYLDASLSRSEGRRVAESAAVEDPTVDEIAKAVQQVGYDAVIERGKRYPREFETRGRVLVNNADDATKNDIVQAVAAYVGILRD encoded by the coding sequence ATGGTCGAGAACGTCATCTATCCCGCCTACCTCGACGCCTCTCTCTCGCGGAGCGAGGGTCGGCGGGTCGCCGAGTCGGCAGCGGTCGAAGACCCGACCGTCGACGAGATTGCGAAAGCGGTCCAGCAGGTCGGGTACGACGCGGTCATCGAACGAGGCAAACGCTACCCGCGTGAGTTCGAGACACGTGGCCGTGTCCTCGTGAACAACGCCGACGACGCGACGAAGAACGACATCGTTCAGGCTGTCGCCGCCTACGTCGGCATCCTCCGCGACTGA
- a CDS encoding H/ACA ribonucleoprotein complex subunit GAR1 → MQRIGTVSRTAQGLAIVRLDDDDTPDIGTMVLDESLSTVGRIVDVFGPVDRPYVAITADDDNPARLVGSKLYAR, encoded by the coding sequence ATGCAGCGAATCGGCACCGTCTCTCGGACGGCGCAGGGACTCGCTATCGTCCGCCTCGACGACGACGACACGCCCGACATCGGCACGATGGTCCTCGACGAGTCGCTCTCGACGGTCGGCCGAATCGTCGACGTGTTCGGGCCTGTCGACCGTCCGTACGTCGCTATCACTGCAGACGACGACAACCCGGCACGACTCGTCGGCAGCAAACTCTACGCTCGCTAA
- a CDS encoding presenilin family intramembrane aspartyl protease PSH, whose product MPRRAYRGVALAALIFLVVQVGALALVPTFFEQGYQTVDDPSDPTNSLLYIGAIIGMTAFMLVAFKYDLDQLIRGIIVFTSGLLSWYVFTAILPSGLLAIGLSAVVAIALLVYPEWYVIDTAGALMGAGAAGLFGISFGLLPALVLLSVLAVYDAISVYKTKHMLDLAEGVMDLRIPVVLVIPTTWSYSLLDEDFARDANDVGENAVEGSGERDDVESENPDRDPADRDAFFIGLGDAVMPTVMVASAAFFSEAPSLGLATLPALNLPALLAMVGTFVGFAGLMWAVMKGRAHAGLPLLNGGAIGGYILGSLAAGVPLVSALGLAPYL is encoded by the coding sequence ATGCCACGCCGCGCCTATCGAGGGGTCGCCCTCGCCGCCCTCATCTTCCTCGTCGTGCAGGTGGGTGCACTCGCACTCGTTCCGACGTTCTTCGAACAGGGCTATCAGACGGTCGACGACCCCTCGGACCCGACGAACAGTCTCCTGTACATCGGCGCTATCATCGGGATGACGGCGTTCATGCTCGTCGCGTTCAAGTACGACCTCGACCAGTTGATTCGCGGCATCATCGTGTTCACGAGTGGGTTGCTGTCGTGGTACGTCTTCACCGCAATCCTCCCCAGTGGCCTCCTCGCAATCGGCCTCTCGGCAGTCGTCGCCATCGCACTCCTCGTCTACCCCGAGTGGTACGTCATCGACACGGCCGGCGCACTCATGGGTGCGGGGGCCGCCGGGCTGTTCGGTATCAGTTTCGGTCTCTTGCCGGCACTCGTCCTCCTCTCGGTGCTCGCCGTCTACGACGCCATCAGCGTCTACAAGACCAAACACATGCTCGACCTCGCGGAGGGCGTGATGGACCTCCGCATTCCGGTCGTCCTCGTCATCCCGACGACGTGGTCGTACTCGCTTCTCGACGAAGACTTCGCCCGAGACGCCAACGACGTGGGTGAGAACGCAGTCGAGGGTTCGGGCGAACGTGACGATGTGGAATCCGAGAACCCAGACCGCGACCCCGCCGACCGCGACGCGTTCTTTATCGGCCTCGGTGACGCCGTGATGCCGACGGTGATGGTCGCCTCGGCGGCGTTCTTCTCGGAGGCACCATCGCTCGGTCTCGCGACGCTTCCGGCGCTCAACCTTCCGGCGCTCCTCGCGATGGTCGGAACGTTCGTCGGGTTCGCCGGTCTCATGTGGGCCGTGATGAAAGGCCGCGCCCACGCCGGACTCCCACTCTTAAACGGCGGCGCGATTGGTGGATACATCCTTGGGTCACTCGCCGCGGGCGTCCCCCTAGTCTCTGCACTCGGCCTCGCGCCGTACCTCTAA
- a CDS encoding PUA domain-containing protein, giving the protein MTEDDAGDLADLRVVADYQFGAGAGDALFPTDEAIDVSRSRSGRPRQVYVEGERVTSYGTDGRFTLGVAGGRRLRSGIDESAYTVTVGDESIPFVRDGKNAFAKFVTDVDLAVRSGDEVCVVGPDGELLGVGRAELSADAMLDFETGMAVRVREGAESDE; this is encoded by the coding sequence ATGACCGAAGACGATGCGGGCGACTTGGCGGACCTCAGAGTCGTCGCAGACTACCAGTTCGGGGCCGGCGCGGGCGACGCGTTGTTCCCGACCGACGAAGCAATCGACGTGTCCCGCTCTCGCAGTGGCCGCCCCCGGCAGGTGTACGTCGAGGGCGAACGTGTCACCTCCTACGGAACCGACGGTCGGTTCACACTCGGCGTGGCCGGTGGCCGACGACTTCGCTCGGGTATCGACGAGTCGGCGTACACCGTCACCGTCGGCGACGAGTCGATTCCATTCGTCCGCGATGGCAAGAACGCCTTCGCGAAGTTCGTCACCGACGTCGACCTGGCAGTCCGTTCGGGTGACGAAGTGTGCGTCGTCGGGCCCGACGGAGAACTCCTCGGCGTTGGCCGCGCGGAACTCTCCGCAGACGCGATGCTCGACTTCGAGACGGGGATGGCCGTCCGCGTCCGCGAGGGTGCAGAAAGCGACGAGTAA
- a CDS encoding DUF7847 domain-containing protein: MAAISSLQTALRSIGKNPVLFLGGLALGLVTLPQLASQLAQIPFVPTLLQVVTFFVTPFVAAGIYGMADEAVEHAGSRTTLSTLTDVGREKYVPLLLANIVELGIVIAFGIAFVIVAAIVAISLGVGSLAGGGDLALGGGFLVGAVVLGLLFLVFVVVNFFIQFFPVAVVVDDAGAIESFGKSYRLVRANVVPALGYSVIQLVAGLLVSAPVSGFIFFQTFQNIQSVQNAGTVAPGTVPGGLGFSTVEIAAIATISLATQMLLTTFQYTYAVAFFEAHESGRSVTDGPDIDGDAVIPQFE; this comes from the coding sequence ATGGCAGCTATCAGTTCCCTCCAGACGGCCCTGCGGAGCATCGGGAAGAACCCGGTGTTGTTCCTCGGCGGGCTTGCACTCGGTCTCGTTACCCTTCCACAACTCGCCTCGCAGTTGGCGCAGATTCCTTTCGTGCCGACACTGCTGCAGGTGGTGACGTTCTTCGTCACGCCGTTCGTCGCTGCCGGAATCTACGGGATGGCCGACGAGGCAGTCGAACACGCCGGGTCGCGGACGACACTGTCGACGTTGACCGACGTGGGTCGAGAGAAGTACGTCCCACTGTTGTTGGCCAACATCGTCGAACTCGGTATCGTCATCGCGTTCGGTATCGCGTTCGTCATCGTCGCCGCTATCGTCGCCATCAGCCTCGGCGTCGGGTCACTCGCCGGCGGCGGTGACCTGGCACTCGGTGGCGGATTCCTCGTCGGTGCCGTTGTGCTCGGACTCCTCTTTCTGGTGTTCGTCGTCGTCAACTTCTTCATCCAGTTCTTCCCAGTCGCTGTCGTCGTCGATGACGCCGGCGCAATCGAGTCGTTCGGCAAAAGCTATCGACTCGTCCGTGCGAACGTCGTCCCCGCGCTCGGATACTCGGTCATCCAACTCGTCGCCGGATTGCTCGTCTCCGCGCCCGTCTCCGGGTTCATCTTCTTCCAGACGTTCCAGAACATCCAGTCCGTCCAGAACGCCGGCACCGTCGCACCCGGTACTGTCCCCGGTGGGTTGGGCTTCTCGACGGTCGAAATCGCCGCCATCGCGACGATATCGCTGGCGACACAGATGCTCCTCACGACGTTCCAATACACCTACGCCGTCGCGTTCTTCGAAGCGCACGAATCCGGGCGGTCGGTGACAGACGGACCGGATATCGACGGCGACGCGGTGATTCCGCAGTTCGAGTGA
- a CDS encoding LabA-like NYN domain-containing protein encodes MTEIHPGQRVAILADAQNLYHTAQSLYSRNIDYSSLLEKATADRALTRAIAYVIRADSPDEERFFDALIDIGFETKIKDIKTFGDGSKKADWDLGMALDAVSLANHVDTIVICSGDGDFERLCSHLRHEGVRVEVMSFKESTADELVEAADAFIDLSERQETFLL; translated from the coding sequence ATGACAGAGATTCACCCAGGCCAACGCGTCGCGATATTGGCCGACGCACAGAACCTATACCATACCGCACAGAGCCTCTACTCACGGAACATCGACTACTCGTCGCTGTTAGAGAAAGCGACTGCGGACCGCGCACTCACTCGCGCGATTGCGTACGTCATCCGCGCGGATTCGCCGGATGAAGAGCGATTTTTTGATGCACTCATCGACATCGGTTTTGAGACGAAGATAAAAGATATCAAGACGTTCGGCGACGGGTCGAAGAAGGCGGATTGGGACCTCGGAATGGCCCTCGACGCCGTCAGCCTCGCCAATCACGTGGATACGATTGTCATCTGTTCGGGCGATGGCGACTTCGAGCGTCTCTGTTCACACTTGCGACACGAGGGCGTCCGCGTCGAAGTGATGTCGTTCAAAGAGTCCACCGCGGACGAACTCGTCGAGGCCGCAGACGCCTTCATCGACCTCTCGGAGCGTCAAGAGACGTTCCTGTTGTAA
- the dapA gene encoding 4-hydroxy-tetrahydrodipicolinate synthase, producing MTTFDLRGVYPAMTTPFDEDGSIDFEQLQSDTRRLEEAGVDGLVPVGSTGESATLTHDEHVEVVEAVVEAVEDVPVIAGSGSNSTREALELSRRSADAGADALLLISPYYNKPEQSGLVEHYRTLADEVDLPQIVYNVPGRTGSNILPETAATLAEHPNIAGYKAASGDLGQISQVVEYTQDEDFAVLSGDDGLTLPVLSVGGIGTISVVANIEPARTGAMVHSALQGDYERAREIHHELGPLNRHLFVETNPIPVKEAMEIRGYGPARLRPPLTRLTEENTEEMRRILDELAAEQAVTDGGSAE from the coding sequence ATGACAACATTTGACCTTCGCGGCGTCTACCCCGCGATGACAACCCCGTTCGACGAAGACGGGAGTATCGACTTCGAGCAACTGCAGTCCGACACCCGCCGTCTCGAAGAAGCGGGCGTCGACGGCCTCGTCCCGGTCGGTTCGACCGGCGAGTCCGCGACGCTGACCCACGACGAACACGTCGAAGTGGTCGAAGCAGTCGTCGAGGCTGTCGAGGACGTACCCGTCATCGCCGGGTCCGGGTCCAACTCGACCAGAGAAGCGCTCGAACTCTCGCGACGGTCCGCCGACGCAGGTGCGGACGCACTGCTCCTCATCTCGCCGTACTACAACAAGCCCGAACAGTCGGGTCTCGTCGAGCACTATCGCACTCTCGCCGACGAAGTCGACCTGCCACAAATCGTCTACAACGTCCCCGGACGCACGGGAAGCAACATCCTCCCCGAGACGGCCGCGACACTCGCGGAGCACCCGAACATCGCGGGCTACAAGGCCGCCAGCGGTGACCTCGGCCAGATTTCACAGGTCGTCGAGTACACGCAAGACGAAGACTTCGCGGTGCTCTCCGGCGACGACGGACTCACGCTCCCGGTCCTCTCCGTCGGCGGCATCGGAACCATCTCCGTCGTGGCCAACATCGAACCGGCGCGCACGGGTGCGATGGTCCACTCGGCCCTGCAAGGCGACTACGAGCGCGCCCGCGAGATTCACCACGAACTCGGTCCGCTGAACCGCCACCTGTTCGTCGAGACGAACCCTATCCCGGTCAAGGAGGCCATGGAAATTCGGGGCTACGGGCCGGCACGTCTGCGCCCGCCGCTGACCCGCCTCACCGAGGAGAACACCGAAGAGATGCGTCGCATCCTCGACGAACTCGCCGCCGAGCAAGCAGTCACTGACGGAGGGAGCGCCGAGTGA
- the dapB gene encoding 4-hydroxy-tetrahydrodipicolinate reductase → MTVRVAVTGATGRMGEEVLAAAADRDDVAVAFAVSRSADGSVEGVAVEDAADLPTLLADEHPDVLVDFTGPASCVEYASACAETGVAFVSGTTGLSQGGFDALREAAEDVPVLYASNFSRGIAALRRAVREAVPALDGYDIELTETHHNAKRDAPSGTALTLLEDIDGVRGDSPRVHGREGDAPRTEGEIGVHARRAGDIAGEHEVLLAGNHESLSLTHRAGSRGVFAAGALDAAAWLSGRDAGWYDFTEVLE, encoded by the coding sequence GTGACGGTCCGCGTCGCCGTCACCGGAGCGACGGGTCGCATGGGCGAGGAAGTCCTCGCCGCGGCCGCCGACCGCGACGACGTAGCGGTCGCGTTCGCAGTCAGTCGCTCGGCAGACGGGTCTGTCGAAGGTGTCGCCGTCGAAGACGCCGCCGACCTGCCGACCCTGCTCGCCGACGAGCATCCCGACGTTCTCGTGGACTTCACCGGCCCAGCGTCGTGCGTGGAGTACGCATCGGCCTGTGCAGAGACGGGCGTCGCGTTCGTCTCGGGGACCACTGGCCTGAGTCAGGGTGGATTCGACGCCCTCCGCGAGGCGGCCGAAGACGTTCCGGTCCTCTATGCCTCGAACTTCTCGCGCGGCATCGCGGCACTCCGCCGTGCGGTCCGCGAGGCGGTTCCCGCACTCGATGGCTACGACATCGAACTCACCGAGACGCACCACAACGCCAAGCGCGACGCACCGAGTGGAACGGCGCTCACCCTCTTGGAAGACATAGATGGTGTACGAGGCGATTCCCCCCGCGTCCACGGACGCGAGGGCGACGCACCCAGAACCGAGGGTGAAATCGGAGTCCACGCCCGTCGGGCGGGGGATATTGCCGGTGAGCACGAAGTATTACTGGCTGGAAATCACGAGTCACTCTCACTAACACACCGCGCGGGGTCGCGCGGAGTCTTCGCCGCCGGCGCACTCGACGCCGCGGCGTGGCTCTCGGGCCGCGACGCCGGGTGGTACGACTTCACCGAGGTACTCGAATGA
- a CDS encoding 2,3,4,5-tetrahydropyridine-2,6-dicarboxylate N-succinyltransferase: MSLESDVRELWQRYDDGDVDASSATVDELDTLDAFLSALEAGEVRAAEKTGSDVTSWEANEWVKRGILLNFGLRETLTREYGDVRYHDVLPLRDTEDLGDRGTRNTPDGTVIRRGAYLGSDCIMMSPSFVNIGAYVDDGTLVDSCDTVGSCAQIGADVKLGANTLIGGVLEPVEDAPVVVEDGAALGAGCRVTSGFVVGENSIVGENTLLTPRIPVYDLVDEEIHYGHLPANRRAFTRFVESSLGDHDLFAGGAYKPAVVALDIEDDTLDATRREEALRE, from the coding sequence ATGAGTCTGGAATCCGACGTACGAGAACTGTGGCAGCGATACGACGACGGCGACGTAGACGCCTCGTCGGCGACCGTGGACGAACTCGACACGCTCGACGCGTTCCTCTCCGCCCTCGAAGCGGGCGAGGTGCGCGCGGCCGAGAAGACGGGGTCCGACGTGACCTCGTGGGAGGCCAACGAGTGGGTCAAGCGGGGTATCCTCCTCAACTTCGGCCTCCGCGAGACACTCACCCGCGAGTACGGCGACGTTCGCTACCACGACGTCCTGCCGCTCCGCGACACCGAGGACCTCGGCGACCGCGGGACTCGAAATACGCCCGACGGAACCGTCATCCGCCGCGGTGCGTACCTCGGCTCCGACTGTATCATGATGAGTCCCTCGTTCGTGAACATCGGCGCGTACGTCGACGACGGTACGCTCGTCGATTCGTGTGACACCGTCGGGTCGTGCGCCCAAATCGGCGCGGACGTGAAACTCGGCGCGAACACCCTCATCGGCGGTGTCCTCGAACCCGTCGAGGACGCACCGGTCGTCGTCGAAGACGGCGCAGCACTCGGTGCTGGGTGTCGCGTCACCTCCGGGTTCGTCGTCGGCGAGAACTCTATCGTCGGTGAGAACACGCTTCTCACGCCGCGCATCCCCGTTTACGACCTCGTAGACGAGGAGATTCACTACGGCCACCTCCCGGCGAACCGCCGGGCGTTCACCCGGTTCGTGGAGTCGTCACTCGGCGACCACGACCTGTTCGCCGGCGGTGCGTACAAGCCCGCCGTCGTCGCCCTCGACATCGAAGACGACACCCTCGACGCGACCCGTCGGGAGGAGGCACTGCGCGAATGA
- the lysA gene encoding diaminopimelate decarboxylase, producing the protein MSDGGPAVRRLSDWDREHLLSLADEFGSPLYVTDLRRVRENCLRLREAFPEAHVSYAVKAHTGQAVLETVRDAGLDAECASAGEVERALDAGFPGDRIRYTAVNPPAADLDHVVDRWEENPEMTVTVGAEDTIGRLADRGFDGRLCLRANPGIGAGHHEKVTTGGHAKFGIPIDRVPGIAENVRDDFDLVGVHAHAGSGISGDDLSAHRELVRRMGDLARAIDDLEFVDVGGGFGVPYHDDEPPLDLGAVAEATREALGDTDAQLAIEPGRYVVADAGVLLSAVNTVKEVPETTVVGIDAGMTTLLRPAMYDAYHAISNLSRPHAEAVSTLIAGPVCETSDVFAEDRTLARPERGDVLAIGNTGAYGYEMASTYNSRPRPPEVVLDADATRVARRRETLDDITTLERTASEQLPN; encoded by the coding sequence ATGAGCGACGGAGGGCCGGCCGTCCGGCGACTGTCCGACTGGGACCGCGAGCACCTCCTGTCGCTCGCCGACGAGTTCGGGTCGCCGCTGTACGTGACCGACCTCCGTCGCGTCCGCGAGAACTGTCTCCGACTCCGTGAGGCGTTTCCCGAGGCCCACGTCAGTTACGCTGTGAAGGCCCACACGGGTCAGGCAGTCCTCGAAACCGTCCGTGACGCTGGCCTCGACGCCGAGTGCGCCTCCGCGGGCGAAGTCGAACGCGCCCTCGACGCAGGGTTCCCCGGCGACCGAATCCGCTACACGGCCGTCAACCCCCCCGCCGCCGACCTCGACCACGTCGTCGACCGGTGGGAGGAGAACCCCGAGATGACCGTCACCGTCGGTGCCGAGGACACCATCGGCCGCCTCGCAGACCGCGGATTCGACGGGCGTCTCTGTCTCCGAGCCAATCCCGGCATCGGTGCTGGACACCACGAGAAGGTCACCACCGGTGGCCACGCGAAGTTCGGCATCCCAATCGACCGGGTCCCGGGAATCGCCGAGAACGTCCGCGACGACTTCGACCTCGTGGGCGTCCACGCCCACGCAGGCAGTGGAATCTCGGGCGACGACCTCTCGGCACACCGTGAACTCGTTCGCCGGATGGGCGACCTCGCGCGCGCCATCGACGACCTCGAATTCGTGGACGTCGGCGGTGGGTTCGGCGTCCCGTACCACGACGACGAACCTCCACTGGACCTCGGCGCCGTCGCCGAGGCGACGCGCGAGGCACTCGGCGACACCGACGCGCAACTCGCCATCGAACCCGGGCGATACGTGGTCGCCGACGCTGGCGTCCTCCTGTCTGCGGTCAACACCGTGAAGGAGGTCCCAGAGACGACTGTCGTCGGCATCGACGCTGGTATGACGACTTTGCTCCGACCGGCGATGTACGACGCGTACCACGCGATTTCGAACCTCTCTCGGCCCCACGCCGAGGCGGTTTCGACACTCATCGCAGGACCCGTCTGCGAGACGAGCGACGTCTTCGCAGAAGACCGAACACTCGCCCGTCCCGAACGCGGCGACGTACTCGCAATCGGCAACACGGGGGCCTACGGCTACGAGATGGCGAGCACCTACAACTCGCGGCCGCGACCCCCCGAAGTCGTCCTCGACGCCGACGCCACTCGTGTGGCCCGTCGGCGCGAGACCCTCGACGACATCACCACCCTCGAACGTACCGCATCCGAGCAACTCCCCAACTGA
- the dapF gene encoding diaminopimelate epimerase, giving the protein MSVLNTVPFEKFHGTGNDFFVVDAEDPVPDRPAFARTHCDRNAGIALDESDRRGADGVLFLALESRYDPPRVVMTLVQPDGSVAAMCGNGARVAAAWAAERTGSNEIMIDTPAGTRRASLDGGNVTVEMGVPSFEPRDVPLASDEELVEADVEGLTVTAVNTGVPHAVAFVDDVDDVDLEAVAPSIRHAPLFPDGTNVTIASPDGEGGFRQRTFERGVEGETQSCGTGAVAVVAAAKRLGHVSGDDPIDVSPPGGTLSVTVPDEGSALLGGPAVHEGDGEADIVFRER; this is encoded by the coding sequence ATGAGCGTACTAAACACCGTCCCATTCGAAAAGTTCCACGGCACCGGAAACGACTTCTTCGTCGTCGATGCCGAAGACCCAGTCCCAGACCGACCAGCGTTCGCGCGAACGCACTGTGACCGAAATGCAGGCATCGCACTCGACGAGAGCGACCGACGCGGCGCAGACGGCGTCCTCTTTCTCGCACTCGAATCCCGCTATGACCCGCCGCGCGTCGTCATGACGCTCGTCCAACCCGACGGGTCCGTCGCCGCCATGTGCGGCAACGGCGCTCGCGTCGCCGCCGCGTGGGCGGCCGAACGAACCGGGTCCAACGAGATTATGATAGACACGCCCGCCGGCACCCGACGCGCATCGCTCGACGGCGGCAACGTGACCGTCGAGATGGGCGTTCCGTCGTTCGAACCCCGAGACGTTCCCCTCGCCAGCGACGAAGAACTCGTCGAAGCGGACGTCGAGGGACTCACCGTCACGGCCGTCAACACGGGCGTCCCCCACGCCGTCGCGTTCGTCGACGACGTGGACGACGTGGACCTCGAAGCGGTCGCACCGTCGATTCGACACGCGCCGCTGTTCCCCGACGGAACGAACGTCACCATCGCCTCACCCGACGGTGAAGGCGGGTTCCGGCAGCGAACCTTCGAACGCGGCGTCGAAGGCGAGACGCAGTCCTGCGGGACGGGCGCAGTCGCCGTCGTCGCCGCCGCAAAGCGACTCGGCCACGTCTCCGGCGACGACCCAATCGACGTCTCTCCGCCGGGCGGAACGCTCTCTGTCACGGTTCCCGACGAAGGGTCGGCACTCCTCGGCGGTCCTGCCGTCCACGAGGGCGACGGCGAGGCCGACATCGTCTTCCGCGAGCGATGA